Proteins encoded together in one Carya illinoinensis cultivar Pawnee chromosome 3, C.illinoinensisPawnee_v1, whole genome shotgun sequence window:
- the LOC122305706 gene encoding nudix hydrolase 8-like → MMAAAMDACRQSFFNFQHLKGPRSTKAKDCSFQWPLKGFVKKSMLLNSSSSQLKSSPLSFHGGSHVHKKAGFHVLSPNISSATSTVVELIDAWDDEYDGIVINPESLAALSANAFACALRASLSNWKLKGKRGVWLKILQGQADLVPIAIQEGFDYHHAESGYVMLVYWIPNEPCTLPASPSHQIGVAGFVINDKKQVLVVKEKCPCSCSGVWKLPTGYINKSEDIFDGVIREVKEETGVDTIFLEMVAFRHAHLVAFEKSDLLFVCMLKPLSHEITIDEKEIQAAKWMPIDEVIGQPFYEEDHMTKKVIDIGIAASEDRYRGFTAHQLASKLDGNLSYLYYLNNNDASKH, encoded by the exons ATGATGGCAGCAGCAATGGATGCCTGTCGACAGTCATTCTTTAACTTTCAGCACCTAAAGGGGCCTAGAAGCACCAAGGCAAAAGATTGCAGCTTCCAATGGCCATTAAAGG GTTTCGTGAAGAAGTCCATGCTCTTAAATAGCTCAAGTTCTCAACTCAAGTCCTCTCCCTTGTCCTTTCATGGGGGCAGCCATGTGCACAAAAAGGCGGGCTTTCATGTTTTATCTCCCAATATATCATCAGCAACTAGCACGGTAGTGGAGTTAATTGATGCTTGGGACGATGAATATGATGGGATTGTTATTAATCCAGAGAGCTTAGCGGCTCTGAGTGCAAATGCCTTTGCATGTGCCCTTCGAGCCTCTTTGTCCAACTGGAAGTTGAAG GGGAAAAGGGGGGTATGGCTCAAAATACTACAAGGGCAAGCGGATCTTGTTCCAATTGCAATTCAG GAGGGATTCGATTACCACCATGCTGAATCAGGATATGTTATGTTAGTATATTGGATTCCAAATGAACCCTGCACGCTTCCTGCTAGCCCTTCGCATCAAATAGGCGTTGCAGGATTCGTGATTAATGACAAAAAACAG GTTCTTGTGGTGAAAGAAAAATGTCCTTGTAGTTGCTCGGGCGTCTGGAAGTTGCCTACTGGTTATATCAACAAG TCTGAAGACATATTCGATGGGGTTATCAGGGAAGTGAAAGAAGAAACTGGG GTTGACACAATTTTCCTGGAAATGGTTGCTTTCAG ACATGCCCACCTTGTGGCTTTTGAGAAGTCGGATTTGCTCTTTGTTTGCATGCTTAAGCCACTGTCCCATGAAATCACAATCGATGAGAAGGAAATACAAGCTGCCAAG TGGATGCCAATCGATGAAGTAATAGGACAGCCATTTTACGAAGAGGACCACATGACAAAGAAAGTGATAGACATAGGCATTGCAGCATCTGAAGATAGGTACAGAGGTTTCACAGCACATCAACTGGCCTCAAAATTGGACGGCAATTTGTCTTACCTTTACTACCTTAACAATAACGATGCTTCAAAACATTAA